One window of the Melopsittacus undulatus isolate bMelUnd1 chromosome 20 unlocalized genomic scaffold, bMelUnd1.mat.Z SUPER_20_unloc_1, whole genome shotgun sequence genome contains the following:
- the LOC101872763 gene encoding scale keratin-like encodes MSCYDLCPPRTSVAVPQPTAESCNELCARQCPDSSAFIQPPPVVVTFPGPILSSFPQQAVVGSSGAPAFGGNLGLGGLYGAGATQASGGLCTFGRPYAPAACSPLALPRYSQRLWNSCGSC; translated from the coding sequence ATGTCTTGCTACGACCTGTGCCCACCAAGAACCAGCGTGGCCGTCCCCCAGCCCACCGCTGAGAGCTGCAACGAGCTGTGTGCCCGCCAGTGTCCCGACTCTTCAGCCTTCATCCAGCCACCGCCTGTGGTTGTCACCTTCCCCggccccatcctcagctccttcccccagcaaGCCGTGGTGGGCTCCTCCGGAGCACCTGCCTTTGGGGGCAACCTGGGGCTGGGAGGCCTCTACGGTGCTGGGGCCACTCAGGCCTCGGGGGGTCTCTGCACCTTTGGCAGACCCTAcgctcctgctgcctgcagccctttGGCTCTGCCCCGCTACAGCCAGAGGCTCTGGAACTCCTGTGGGTCCTGCTAG
- the LOC101879568 gene encoding scale keratin-like, translating to MSCYDVCPPRTSVAVPQPIAESCNELCARQCANSSAFIQPPPVVVTFPGPILSSFPQQAVVGSSGAPAFGGNLGLGGLYGAGATQASGGLCTFGRPYAPAACSPLALPRYSQSLRNSCGPC from the coding sequence ATGTCTTGCTACGACGTGTGCCCACCAAGAACCAGCGTGGCCGTCCCCCAGCCCATCGCTGAGAGCTGCAACGAGCTGTGTGCCCGCCAGTGTGCCAACTCTTCAGCCTTCATCCAGCCACCGCCTGTGGTTGTCACCTTCCCCggccccatcctcagctccttcccccagcaaGCCGTGGTGGGCTCCTCCGGAGCACCTGCCTTTGGGGGCAACCTGGGGCTGGGAGGCCTCTACGGTGCTGGGGCCACTCAGGCCTCGGGGGGTCTCTGCACCTTTGGCAGACCCTACGCTCCTGCCGCCTGCAGCCCTTTGGCTCTGCCCCGCTACAGCCAGAGCCTGCGGAACTCCTGTGGGCCCTGCTAG
- the LOC101874491 gene encoding scale keratin-like, with protein MSCYDVCPPRTSVAVPQPIAESCNELCARQCADSSAFIQPPPVVVTFPGPILSSFPQQAVVGSSGAPAFGGNLGLGGLYGAGATQASGGLCTFGRPYAPAACSPLALPRYSQSLRNSCGSC; from the coding sequence ATGTCTTGCTACGACGTGTGCCCACCAAGAACCAGCGTGGCCGTCCCCCAGCCCATCGCTGAGAGCTGCAACGAGCTGTGTGCCCGCCAGTGTGCCGACTCTTCAGCCTTCATCCAGCCACCGCCTGTGGTTGTCACCTTCCCCggccccatcctcagctccttcccccagcaaGCCGTGGTGGGCTCCTCCGGAGCACCTGCCTTTGGGGGCAACCTGGGGCTGGGAGGCCTCTACGGTGCTGGGGCCACTCAGGCCTCGGGGGGTCTCTGCACCTTTGGCAGACCCTACGCTCCTGCCGCCTGCAGCCCTTTGGCTCTGCCCCGCTACAGCCAGAGCCTGCGGAACTCCTGTGGGTCCTGCTAG
- the LOC117438056 gene encoding scale keratin-like encodes MSCYDLCPPRTSVAIPQPIAESCNELCARQCADSSAFIQPPPVVVTFPGPILSSFPQQAVVGSSGAPAFGGNLGLGGLYGAGATQASGGLCTFGRPYAPAACSPLALPRYSQRLWNSCGSC; translated from the coding sequence ATGTCTTGCTACGACCTGTGCCCACCAAGAACCAGCGTGGCCATCCCCCAGCCCATCGCTGAGAGCTGCAACGAGCTGTGTGCCCGCCAGTGTGCCGACTCTTCAGCCTTCATCCAGCCACCGCCTGTGGTTGTCACCTTCCCCggccccatcctcagctccttcccccagcaaGCCGTGGTGGGCTCCTCCGGAGCACCTGCCTTTGGGGGCAACCTGGGGCTGGGAGGCCTCTACGGTGCTGGGGCCACTCAGGCCTCGGGGGGTCTCTGCACCTTTGGCAGACCCTAcgctcctgctgcctgcagccctttGGCTCTGCCCCGCTACAGCCAGAGGCTCTGGAACTCCTGTGGGTCCTGCTAG
- the LOC101879739 gene encoding scale keratin-like, which translates to MSCYDLCPPRTSVAVPQPIAESCNELCARQCPDSSAFIQPPPVVVTFPGPILSSFPQQAVVGSSGAPAFGGNLGLGGLYGAGATQASGGLCTFGRPYAPAACSPLALPRYTQRMWDTCGPC; encoded by the coding sequence ATGTCTTGCTACGACCTGTGCCCACCAAGAACCAGCGTGGCCGTCCCCCAGCCCATCGCTGAGAGCTGCAACGAGCTGTGTGCCCGCCAGTGTCCCGACTCTTCAGCCTTCATCCAGCCACCGCCTGTGGTTGTCACCTTCCCCggccccatcctcagctccttcccccagcaaGCCGTGGTGGGCTCCTCCGGAGCACCTGCCTTTGGGGGCAACCTGGGGCTGGGAGGCCTCTACGGTGCTGGGGCCACTCAGGCCTCGGGGGGTCTCTGCACCTTTGGCAGACCCTACGCTCCTGCCGCCTGCAGCCCTTTGGCTCTGCCCCGCTACACCCAGAGGATGTGGGACACCTGTGGGCCCTGCTAG
- the LOC101869909 gene encoding scale keratin-like, with protein sequence MSCYDLVSSSACGVARPQPLADTCNEPCVRQCPDTTTVIQPPPVVVTFPGPILSSFPQDSVVGSSGAPFVGGYGGLGGYGSIGYGGYGYGGYGSLGYGGLYGYGGYGSLGYGGLYGCGSSLGYRGLYGRSYGFGSCSPYSYRFSRYRRGSCGPC encoded by the coding sequence ATGTCTTGCTACGACCTGgtctccagctctgcctgtggcgTTGCTCGCCCTCAGCCCCTCGCTGACACCTGCAATGAACCATGTGTCCGTCAGTGCCCTGATACCACCACTGTGATCCAGCCACCTCCAGTGGTCGTCACCTTCCCTGGCCCCATCCTCAGCTCTTTCCCCCAGGATTCAGTTGTGGGATCCTCTGGAGCACCCTTTGTTGGGGGCTATGGAGGCCTGGGAGGCTATGGCTCAATTGGCTATGGGGGTTACGGCTACGGGGGCTATGGCTCCCTGGGCTATGGGGGTCTCTAtggctatgggggctatggcTCTCTGGGCTATGGTGGTCTCTATGGCTGTGGGAGCTCTCTGGGTTACAGGGGACTGTATGGAAGATCCTATGGGTTTGGCTCTTGCAGCCCTTACTCCTACCGTTTCAGCAGGTACCGCCGTGGTAGCTGTGGCCCCTGCTAA
- the LOC101870077 gene encoding scale keratin-like, which translates to MSCYDLVSSSACGVARPQPLADTCNEPCVRQCPDTTTVIQPPPVVVTFPGPILSSFPQDSVVGSSGAPFVGGYGGLGGYGSLGYGGYGYGGYGSLGYGGLYGYGGYGSLGYGGLYGCGSSLGYRGLYGRSYGFGSCSPYSYRFSRYRRGSCGPC; encoded by the coding sequence ATGTCTTGCTACGACCTGgtctccagctctgcctgtggcgTTGCTCGCCCTCAGCCCCTCGCTGACACCTGCAACGAACCATGTGTCCGTCAGTGCCCTGATACCACCACTGTGATCCAGCCACCTCCAGTGGTCGTCACCTTCCCTGGCCCCATCCTCAGCTCTTTCCCCCAGGATTCAGTTGTGGGATCCTCTGGAGCACCCTTTGTTGGGGGCTATGGAGGCCTGGGAGGCTATGGCTCACTTGGCTATGGGGGTTAcggctatgggggctatggcTCCCTGGGCTATGGGGGTCTCTAtggctatgggggctatggcTCTCTGGGCTATGGTGGTCTCTATGGCTGTGGGAGCTCTCTGGGTTACAGGGGACTGTATGGAAGATCCTATGGGTTTGGCTCTTGCAGCCCTTACTCCTACCGTTTCAGCAGGTACCGCCGTGGTAGCTGTGGCCCCTGCTAA
- the LOC117438054 gene encoding scale keratin-like: MSCYDVCPPRTSVAVPQPIAESCNELCARQCPDSSAFIQPPPVVVTFPGPILSSFPQQAVVGSSGAPAFGGNLGLGGLYGAGATQASGGLCTFGRPYAPAACSPLALPRYTQSLRNSCGSC, from the coding sequence ATGTCTTGCTACGACGTGTGCCCACCAAGAACCAGCGTGGCCGTCCCCCAGCCCATCGCTGAGAGCTGCAACGAGCTGTGTGCCCGCCAGTGTCCCGACTCTTCAGCCTTCATCCAGCCACCGCCTGTGGTTGTCACCTTCCCCggccccatcctcagctccttcccccagcaaGCCGTGGTGGGCTCCTCCGGAGCACCTGCCTTTGGGGGCAACCTGGGGCTGGGAGGCCTCTACGGTGCTGGGGCCACTCAGGCCTCGGGGGGTCTCTGCACCTTTGGCAGACCCTACGCTCCTGCCGCCTGCAGCCCTTTGGCTCTGCCCCGCTACACCCAGAGCCTGCGGAACTCCTGTGGGTCCTGCTAG